In Fusobacterium canifelinum, a genomic segment contains:
- a CDS encoding O-acetylhomoserine aminocarboxypropyltransferase/cysteine synthase family protein → MSIDLKKLEIETQLVQSLEEFEEGESRTVPLVQSTTFNYTNPDTLAELFDLKKLGYFYSRLSNPTVATFENKMAILEKGVGALAFSSGQAATTAAILTICKAGDHIVAVSTLYGGTITLLASTLKNYGIETTFVNPEASEEEFKAAFRENTKILFGETLGNPEMNTLDFEKIVKIAKEKDVPTIIDNTLATAYLCTPISYGVNIVVQSATKYIDGQGSVLGGVIVDGGNYNWDNGKFSMLVEPDVSYHNMSYYKTFGNLAYIIKARANILRDMGAALSPFNAFILLRGLETLHLRMERHSENALALATALEKNPNIAWVKYSTLPSHYAYKNAKKYLEKGGSGVILVGVKGGREGAEKFIKGLEWIRAVVHVGDSRTCLLHPASTTHRQLSEEDLIKCGVLPEAVRINVGIENINDIIADIEQALAKL, encoded by the coding sequence ATGTCTATAGATTTGAAAAAATTAGAAATAGAAACTCAATTAGTACAATCATTAGAAGAATTTGAAGAAGGAGAATCAAGAACAGTTCCTCTAGTTCAAAGTACAACTTTTAATTATACTAACCCTGACACATTGGCAGAATTATTTGACTTAAAAAAATTAGGATATTTTTATTCAAGACTTAGCAACCCAACTGTTGCTACTTTTGAAAATAAAATGGCTATACTTGAAAAAGGTGTTGGAGCCTTAGCTTTTTCATCAGGACAAGCTGCTACAACTGCTGCAATACTTACTATTTGTAAGGCAGGAGACCATATAGTTGCAGTATCTACTTTATATGGTGGAACTATAACTCTTTTAGCTTCAACATTAAAAAACTATGGTATTGAAACTACTTTTGTAAATCCTGAAGCTAGTGAAGAGGAATTTAAAGCTGCATTCAGAGAAAATACAAAAATATTATTTGGAGAAACATTAGGAAATCCTGAAATGAACACTTTAGATTTTGAAAAAATAGTTAAAATTGCAAAAGAAAAAGATGTTCCAACAATAATTGATAACACTTTAGCTACTGCATATCTATGTACTCCTATTTCTTATGGAGTAAATATAGTTGTCCAATCTGCTACTAAATATATAGATGGACAAGGAAGTGTTTTAGGTGGAGTTATTGTTGATGGTGGAAACTATAACTGGGATAATGGAAAATTCTCTATGTTAGTTGAACCTGATGTAAGTTATCATAATATGAGTTACTATAAAACATTTGGAAATCTTGCATACATTATAAAAGCAAGAGCAAATATTCTAAGAGATATGGGAGCTGCTTTAAGCCCATTTAATGCTTTTATTCTATTAAGAGGTTTAGAAACTCTACATTTAAGAATGGAAAGACATAGTGAAAATGCTTTAGCACTAGCTACTGCTTTAGAAAAAAATCCAAATATTGCTTGGGTAAAATACTCTACATTACCTAGCCACTATGCTTATAAAAATGCTAAAAAATATTTAGAAAAAGGTGGTAGTGGTGTAATTTTAGTAGGTGTTAAAGGTGGTAGAGAAGGAGCTGAAAAATTTATTAAAGGCTTAGAATGGATAAGAGCTGTTGTTCATGTTGGAGATTCAAGAACTTGTCTATTACATCCTGCAAGCACTACTCATAGACAATTAAGTGAGGAAGATTTAATTAAATGTGGTGTGCTTCCAGAAGCAGTAAGAATCAATGTTGGTATTGAAAATATAAACGATATTATAGCTGATATTGAACAAGCTTTAGCAAAATTATAA
- a CDS encoding AAA family ATPase, with amino-acid sequence MKRIPIGLSNFKHLIEEDFYYFDKTKFIDEIIQDGAQVKLFTRPRRFGKTLNMSMLKYFFDIKEAEENRKIFKDLYIEKTESFKEQGQYPVIFLSLKDLKARTWEIMEKDIKSTVASLFSEYKYLLKDLDKFDTITFENVIMKNIELENLKEILKFLTKILYEKYNKKVIVLIDEYDSPLVSAYTNGYYENAKDFFKTFYSLVLKDNNYLQMGVLTGIIRVIKAGIFSDLNNLSTYTILSDDYTDSYGLTEEEVEKSLKDYGIEAEISNVKDWYDGYRFGDSEVYNPWSIINFLRFKELRAYWVDTSGNDLINDVLKKITKDTIRALERLFDGEGLRQNISGTSDLSKLLNENELWELLLFSGYLTIEEKIDQKNYILRLPNKEVKELFKDSFLEKYFGRGNKLSDLMEALTENKIEDYEENLQEILLTSVSYNDTKKGNEVFYHGLIMGMGLYLEGEYITKSNIESGLGRYDFLIEPKNKSKRAFIMEFKSTDSIEKLEEISKEALKQIEDKKYDISLKQNGIKEITYIGIAFCGKQIRISYR; translated from the coding sequence ATGAAAAGAATACCAATAGGACTAAGTAATTTTAAACATTTAATAGAGGAAGATTTTTATTATTTTGATAAGACAAAATTTATAGATGAAATAATACAAGATGGAGCACAGGTAAAACTATTTACCAGACCAAGAAGATTTGGAAAAACATTAAATATGTCAATGTTAAAGTATTTTTTTGATATAAAAGAGGCAGAAGAAAATAGAAAAATATTTAAAGATTTATATATAGAAAAAACAGAATCATTTAAAGAACAGGGACAATACCCAGTAATATTTTTATCATTAAAAGATTTAAAAGCAAGAACTTGGGAAATAATGGAAAAAGATATAAAATCAACAGTTGCAAGTTTATTTTCTGAATATAAATATCTATTAAAAGATTTAGATAAATTTGATACTATTACATTTGAAAATGTTATTATGAAAAATATAGAACTGGAAAATTTAAAGGAAATATTAAAATTTTTAACAAAAATTCTATATGAAAAATATAATAAAAAAGTGATAGTATTGATAGATGAGTATGATAGCCCTTTGGTATCAGCCTATACAAATGGATATTATGAAAATGCAAAAGATTTCTTTAAAACTTTTTATAGTTTAGTTCTAAAAGATAATAATTATTTACAAATGGGAGTTTTAACTGGAATAATAAGAGTAATAAAGGCAGGAATATTCTCAGATTTGAATAATTTAAGTACCTATACAATATTAAGTGATGATTATACAGATAGTTATGGATTAACAGAAGAAGAAGTAGAGAAAAGTCTTAAAGATTATGGAATAGAAGCAGAAATCTCAAATGTAAAAGATTGGTATGATGGATATAGATTTGGGGATAGTGAAGTATATAATCCTTGGAGCATAATTAATTTTTTAAGATTTAAAGAACTAAGAGCTTATTGGGTGGATACATCAGGAAATGACTTAATAAATGATGTATTAAAAAAAATAACAAAGGATACAATAAGAGCCTTGGAAAGATTATTTGATGGAGAAGGCTTAAGGCAGAATATATCAGGAACATCAGATTTATCAAAATTATTAAATGAAAATGAATTATGGGAACTATTGTTATTTAGTGGATACTTAACAATAGAAGAAAAAATAGATCAAAAGAATTATATATTAAGGTTACCAAACAAAGAAGTAAAAGAACTCTTTAAAGATAGTTTTTTAGAAAAATATTTTGGAAGAGGAAATAAGTTATCAGATTTAATGGAAGCTCTAACAGAAAATAAAATAGAAGATTATGAAGAAAATCTACAAGAAATATTATTAACTTCAGTAAGTTATAATGACACAAAAAAAGGAAATGAGGTATTTTATCATGGACTAATAATGGGAATGGGCTTATATTTAGAAGGAGAATATATAACAAAATCAAATATAGAAAGTGGTTTAGGAAGATATGATTTTTTAATAGAACCAAAGAATAAAAGTAAAAGAGCCTTTATAATGGAATTTAAGTCAACAGATAGTATAGAAAAGTTGGAAGAAATATCAAAAGAAGCTTTAAAACAAATAGAAGATAAAAAATATGATATATCATTAAAACAAAATGGGATAAAAGAGATAACATACATAGGTATAGCATTTTGTGGAAAGCAAATAAGAATATCTTATAGATAA
- a CDS encoding cation transporter, protein MKKVFKLEGLNCAHCAAKIEEKVSKLEGVKSVVINFMTTKMTLESVDENIGDIVEKVKKLINEVEPDVNMVKA, encoded by the coding sequence ATGAAAAAAGTTTTTAAGTTAGAAGGACTAAATTGTGCTCACTGTGCAGCTAAAATTGAAGAAAAAGTTTCTAAATTAGAAGGTGTAAAATCTGTTGTAATCAATTTTATGACTACTAAGATGACTCTTGAAAGTGTTGATGAAAACATTGGAGATATTGTAGAAAAAGTTAAAAAACTTATAAATGAAGTTGAACCTGACGTAAATATGGTGAAAGCATAA
- a CDS encoding heavy metal translocating P-type ATPase, producing MKKKKEVIIIISAILFAIALFVRMSQTLQLILMLVAYILLGKDTVLKAVKNVEKGDFFDENFLMTIATLGAIMIGEYPEAVAVMLFYEVGELFQGYAINKSRKSIADMMDIKPEYANVIRDNKSIKVDPDEVQIDETIEIKPGERVPLDAIIIKGETTLDTSALTGESLPVEVREGATILSGCINLNALILAKVTKEYFDSTVNKVLDLVENAAAKKSTSERLITRFAKIYTPIVISLAVLLAILPPIISGEYNFRLWIFRALSFLVVSCPCAFVISVPLSFFSGIGAASRAGILIKGGNYLEILSKVDTVVLDKTGTLTKGVFNVQKAVVVDKDIKENEFISLVATAESGSNHPISKSIQKYYNREIDKNSINSIKEISGKGIEAIINGIKILVGNEKLVNVPSDLIIDDIGTILYVEIDNKFTGYIVISDEIKKDASKAIKGLKDVGVKKSIMLTGDIEKVGKKVGEDLGLDEIYTNLLPQDKVSKFEEIIENKNSKGNVVFVGDGINDAPVLARADVGIAMGAMGSDAAIEAADVVIMTDEPSKIVTAIKSSKKTMKIAMQNIALAFGVKAIALILSALGIADMWMAVFADTGVTILAVLNSFRALKIENN from the coding sequence ATGAAAAAGAAAAAGGAAGTAATAATCATTATTTCTGCTATATTATTTGCAATAGCATTATTTGTAAGAATGTCTCAAACTTTACAACTTATTTTAATGTTGGTAGCCTATATATTACTCGGAAAAGATACCGTCTTAAAAGCTGTAAAGAATGTTGAAAAGGGAGATTTTTTTGATGAAAATTTTCTAATGACAATTGCAACATTAGGAGCTATTATGATAGGCGAATATCCAGAAGCTGTTGCAGTTATGCTTTTTTATGAAGTTGGAGAATTATTTCAAGGTTATGCTATCAATAAATCAAGAAAATCTATTGCAGATATGATGGATATTAAACCTGAGTATGCAAATGTTATCAGGGATAATAAATCTATAAAAGTTGATCCTGATGAAGTGCAAATTGATGAAACAATTGAAATCAAACCTGGGGAGAGAGTTCCTCTTGATGCCATTATTATAAAGGGAGAAACTACTCTTGATACTTCAGCACTCACTGGTGAATCTCTTCCTGTTGAAGTGAGAGAAGGAGCAACTATATTAAGTGGTTGTATAAATCTAAATGCTTTAATCTTAGCAAAAGTTACAAAAGAATATTTTGATTCAACAGTCAATAAAGTTTTAGATTTAGTTGAAAATGCTGCTGCTAAAAAATCAACTTCTGAAAGATTAATAACAAGATTTGCAAAAATATATACACCAATAGTAATAAGTTTAGCAGTGTTACTTGCTATTTTACCACCAATCATTAGTGGAGAGTATAATTTTAGGCTTTGGATATTTAGAGCCTTATCATTTTTAGTTGTATCTTGCCCTTGTGCCTTTGTAATTTCTGTTCCTTTAAGTTTTTTTAGTGGAATAGGAGCTGCTTCAAGAGCAGGGATTCTAATAAAAGGTGGAAACTATTTAGAAATATTATCAAAAGTTGATACAGTTGTTCTTGATAAAACTGGAACATTGACTAAAGGAGTATTTAATGTTCAAAAAGCTGTAGTTGTTGATAAAGACATAAAAGAAAATGAATTTATTTCACTTGTTGCTACGGCTGAATCAGGATCAAACCACCCTATATCAAAATCTATACAAAAATATTATAATAGAGAAATTGATAAAAACTCTATAAATAGTATTAAAGAAATTTCTGGTAAAGGTATAGAAGCTATTATCAATGGTATAAAAATACTTGTTGGAAATGAAAAATTAGTAAATGTTCCTAGTGACCTTATTATTGATGATATCGGAACAATTCTTTATGTGGAAATAGATAATAAATTTACTGGATACATAGTTATTTCTGATGAAATTAAAAAAGATGCTTCTAAAGCAATAAAAGGTTTAAAAGATGTAGGAGTAAAAAAATCTATTATGCTTACTGGTGATATTGAAAAAGTAGGTAAAAAAGTTGGAGAAGATTTAGGACTTGATGAAATTTACACTAATCTTTTACCACAAGATAAAGTAAGTAAATTTGAAGAAATTATAGAAAATAAAAATTCTAAGGGAAATGTAGTTTTTGTTGGTGATGGTATAAATGATGCTCCTGTACTTGCAAGAGCAGATGTTGGGATAGCTATGGGGGCTATGGGCTCAGATGCTGCAATAGAAGCTGCTGATGTTGTTATTATGACTGATGAACCTAGTAAGATAGTAACTGCAATAAAAAGTTCTAAAAAAACTATGAAAATTGCTATGCAAAATATTGCCTTAGCTTTTGGAGTAAAAGCTATTGCATTGATTTTAAGTGCTTTAGGTATTGCAGATATGTGGATGGCAGTCTTTGCTGATACAGGTGTAACTATACTTGCAGTTTTAAATTCTTTTAGAGCCTTAAAAATAGAAAACAATTAA
- a CDS encoding ArsR/SmtB family transcription factor codes for MKTTKTVNSCDCDSVNQELVDKVKKKFPDDELLGDLSDFFKVIGDGTRIRILWALDVSEMCVCDIANVLNMTKSAVSHQLRALREADLVKFRKSGKEVLYSLADNHVKEIFEQGLIHIQEDKKGDE; via the coding sequence ATGAAAACAACTAAAACTGTAAATTCCTGTGATTGTGATAGTGTTAATCAAGAATTAGTGGATAAAGTAAAAAAGAAATTCCCTGATGATGAGCTTCTTGGAGATTTATCAGATTTCTTTAAAGTTATAGGAGATGGAACAAGAATCAGAATACTTTGGGCATTAGATGTAAGTGAAATGTGTGTTTGTGATATAGCTAATGTTTTAAATATGACAAAATCGGCAGTATCTCATCAACTAAGAGCTTTAAGAGAAGCTGATTTAGTAAAATTTAGAAAATCTGGAAAAGAAGTTCTTTATTCTTTAGCAGATAATCATGTAAAAGAAATTTTTGAACAAGGTTTAATACATATACAAGAAGATAAAAAGGGAGATGAATAA
- the pflA gene encoding pyruvate formate-lyase-activating protein, with protein MQGYINSLESFGTKDGPGIRFVVFMQGCPLRCLYCHNVDTWELKDKNYIYTPEEVLTELNKVKAFLSGGITISGGEPLLQSSFVLEVFKLCKESGIHTALDTSGYIFNEQAKKVLEYTDLVLLDIKHIDKEMYKNLTSVDLEPTLNFIKYLQEINKPTWIRYVLLPGYTDDDKDLDDWAKFVSQFDVVKRVDILPFHQMAIYKWEKTNREYKLKDTPTPNKEQIQKAEEIFRKYNLPLYKERS; from the coding sequence ATGCAAGGTTATATAAATTCACTTGAATCTTTTGGAACAAAAGATGGTCCTGGAATAAGATTTGTTGTTTTTATGCAAGGTTGTCCTTTAAGATGTCTATATTGCCACAATGTAGATACTTGGGAATTGAAAGATAAAAACTATATCTATACTCCAGAAGAAGTCTTAACAGAACTTAATAAAGTTAAAGCCTTTTTAAGTGGAGGTATAACTATTTCTGGGGGAGAACCTTTATTACAATCATCTTTTGTATTAGAAGTTTTTAAACTTTGTAAAGAAAGTGGAATACATACTGCTCTTGATACTTCTGGATACATTTTTAATGAGCAAGCAAAAAAAGTTTTAGAATATACAGATTTAGTTTTATTAGACATAAAACATATAGATAAAGAAATGTATAAAAATCTTACCTCTGTTGACTTAGAACCTACTCTTAATTTTATAAAATATTTACAAGAAATTAATAAACCTACTTGGATAAGGTATGTTCTTTTACCAGGTTATACAGATGATGATAAAGACTTAGATGATTGGGCAAAATTTGTCTCGCAATTTGATGTTGTTAAAAGAGTTGATATTCTTCCATTTCATCAAATGGCTATTTATAAATGGGAAAAAACTAATAGAGAATATAAGTTAAAAGACACTCCCACACCAAATAAAGAACAGATTCAAAAAGCAGAAGAAATTTTTAGAAAATATAATTTACCTTTATATAAAGAAAGAAGCTAG
- a CDS encoding YfcC family protein, which translates to MKRKNFEFPTAYTVLFLILILVTVLTHVIPAGKYNRLSYQESTNEFVVETYGNGNINLEATQKNLDKLEIKIDVNKFIDGTIKKPMAIPNTYVKLDGKAQGLKELIIAPISGIAESIDIIIFVLILGGIVGIVNKTGTFNIAMKAISQKTKGKEFSLVIISFIFFAAGGTIFGFWEETIPFYSILMPLFLINNFDPLVPMATIFLGSAVGCMFSTVNPFSTIIASNAAGISFNEGLKFRFVALIIFSIISLLYIHRYIKKVKKDPNTSLVIEEQEEIKEKFLKDYSQETNIKFDWRKKIILFLFVFQFVVMIWGVSSLGWWFQEAAAMFFGVAIIIMFLSGLSEKEAVNGFISGASEVVGVTLIIGLARAINIIMENGMISDTLLFYSSNVVAEMGKGLFSIVMLLIFAFLGIFIPSTSGLAVLSMPILAPLADTVGLSRAVVVDAFTWGQGVILFITPTGLIFVVLQIVGIPYNKWLKFVMPLLLIVAILVIAILYVRSVFF; encoded by the coding sequence GTGAAAAGGAAAAATTTTGAATTTCCAACAGCTTATACAGTATTATTTTTAATTTTAATTTTGGTAACAGTGTTAACACATGTTATACCAGCAGGAAAGTATAATAGGCTGTCCTATCAAGAGAGTACAAATGAGTTTGTAGTAGAGACATATGGAAATGGAAATATAAATTTAGAAGCAACACAAAAAAATTTAGATAAATTAGAGATTAAAATAGATGTAAATAAATTCATAGATGGCACAATAAAAAAACCTATGGCTATTCCAAATACCTATGTTAAGTTAGATGGAAAAGCACAAGGTTTGAAAGAATTAATTATAGCACCAATTTCAGGTATAGCTGAATCAATTGATATAATAATATTTGTTCTTATTTTAGGGGGAATAGTAGGTATAGTAAATAAGACAGGGACATTTAATATAGCAATGAAAGCTATTTCACAAAAGACAAAGGGAAAAGAATTTTCACTTGTTATAATAAGTTTTATTTTCTTTGCAGCAGGAGGAACAATATTTGGATTTTGGGAAGAAACAATCCCTTTCTATTCAATATTGATGCCATTATTTCTAATAAATAATTTTGACCCATTAGTTCCAATGGCAACTATATTCTTAGGCTCAGCAGTAGGTTGTATGTTTTCAACAGTAAATCCTTTTTCAACTATAATTGCCTCAAATGCAGCAGGAATATCTTTTAATGAAGGTTTAAAGTTTAGATTTGTAGCTTTAATTATATTTTCAATAATATCATTGCTATATATTCATAGATATATTAAAAAAGTTAAAAAAGATCCAAATACTTCTCTTGTTATAGAAGAACAAGAAGAAATAAAAGAGAAATTTTTGAAAGATTATAGCCAAGAAACTAATATTAAATTTGACTGGAGAAAAAAGATAATATTATTTTTATTTGTTTTTCAATTTGTGGTTATGATATGGGGAGTATCTTCACTAGGTTGGTGGTTTCAAGAAGCAGCTGCAATGTTTTTTGGGGTTGCAATAATTATTATGTTTTTATCTGGACTTAGTGAAAAAGAAGCAGTAAATGGTTTTATCTCAGGAGCTTCAGAAGTTGTTGGAGTTACTTTGATTATTGGTTTAGCAAGAGCTATAAATATTATAATGGAAAATGGGATGATTTCAGATACTTTACTTTTTTATTCATCTAATGTAGTTGCTGAAATGGGTAAAGGTTTATTCTCAATAGTAATGTTATTAATTTTTGCATTTTTAGGAATCTTTATTCCATCAACATCTGGTTTAGCTGTACTATCTATGCCAATACTAGCTCCACTTGCTGATACAGTAGGTTTATCAAGAGCAGTTGTTGTTGATGCATTTACTTGGGGACAGGGAGTTATACTATTTATAACACCAACTGGTTTAATATTTGTTGTGCTACAAATAGTAGGAATACCTTATAATAAATGGCTGAAATTTGTTATGCCACTTTTATTAATTGTAGCAATATTAGTAATTGCTATTTTATATGTAAGATCAGTATTTTTTTAA
- a CDS encoding MetQ/NlpA family ABC transporter substrate-binding protein: MKKILLHCFTWILISANIFAGTLKVGATPVPHAELLNYLKSDLKKEGVDLKIVEFTDFVTINEALIDGELDANYWQHLPHLTLIMQKEKKTDLVAVTKVHVETIGLYSTKIKSIKDLKIGAKIAIPSDSTNEGRALILLHNNGIIKLKDPKNLLATPVDIVSNPKKLKFQELDAALLPRTLDSVDGAIITANYALQAGFIPSKDAILLEDKNSPYVNVLVTRKKNQNNEDIKKLAKALNSEKARKFINEKYNGAVVPAF, from the coding sequence ATGAAAAAAATATTATTACATTGTTTTACTTGGATTTTGATATCAGCTAATATATTTGCAGGAACTTTGAAGGTAGGAGCAACTCCTGTTCCTCATGCTGAACTTTTAAATTATTTAAAAAGTGATTTAAAGAAAGAAGGAGTAGATTTAAAAATTGTTGAATTTACAGACTTTGTTACTATAAATGAAGCTTTAATTGATGGAGAACTAGATGCTAACTATTGGCAACATTTACCACATTTAACTTTAATAATGCAAAAAGAAAAAAAGACTGATTTAGTTGCAGTAACTAAAGTACATGTTGAAACAATAGGGCTTTATTCTACTAAAATAAAATCTATAAAAGATTTAAAAATTGGGGCTAAAATTGCCATTCCAAGTGATTCTACAAATGAAGGTAGAGCTTTAATATTATTACATAACAATGGAATTATAAAATTAAAAGACCCTAAAAATTTACTTGCTACACCAGTAGATATAGTATCAAATCCTAAAAAATTAAAATTTCAAGAGTTAGATGCTGCTTTACTACCAAGAACTTTGGATAGTGTTGATGGAGCAATAATAACTGCTAACTATGCTTTGCAAGCAGGTTTTATTCCAAGTAAGGATGCTATACTTTTAGAAGATAAAAATTCACCCTATGTGAATGTATTAGTTACAAGAAAAAAGAATCAAAACAATGAAGATATTAAAAAATTAGCTAAAGCTTTAAATAGTGAAAAAGCTAGAAAATTTATTAATGAAAAATATAATGGAGCTGTTGTTCCAGCATTTTAG